The genomic segment GGGGGCtgagtgccctcttctggtgtgcagatgtacgtgcagacaaaacactcatatgcataaaataaataaatcttttaaagagattaaaaacaaaaccaaaaaaatgggCTGGAAGGGTTAAGGCAGTGGTTaaggcactggctgcccttccagaagacctgggcttGATTCTTAGCACTcaaatggtggcttacaactctaACTCATTCAGTTACTTACAAACACTAAAGTAAGAGGATGTTGATCTTCTGTAATTAGGAAATATGTATCTGTCGGTTTGTGGGGTGTTTCAGGGATGCTGTGTTTCTAAATTATGAGCGGATGGTGatattttttccttctgcttctgtctcatTACGCCCCCGGCTCACACTGACCTCTTGTTTTTCAGAGAGGATATGTACTCCCAGGATTCCATCGACCTCCTTGCAAACTCAGGGCTGCAGTTCCAGAAGCATGAGGAGGAAGGGATCGACACACTGCACTTCGCAGAGCTGCTTATGACATCGGGAGTGGTTCTCTGTGACAATGTCAAGTGGCTTTCATTTCACAGGTCAGTTCCTGGGCACCGTggcctctgtctcttccttcacAGCTTCCTCCTTCGGACTTTGGGCTGCATTGGAGAGGAACTGAACTCGTGTTGATTGGAGTCCTCTTTGGCGGCGGCAGTGTGAAGTTGGAGGTGGTGCTGGTGCTCGTGTGTCCAGTGTTTAGGGAGCCCTGGAGCACATACACAGGCTTTGCTTCACATATCCTCAGTGCTGTATTCCAGGTGGATGGTGGGTGCTGTGTGCTTGGTTGTTTTCAGCCTGGTGTGGCTTGTCCTTTCTAAGGTCTTCAGATGGCAGATATTCTTTCAATACTCTTGGAGGGTTTTTGtctttaaaggtgtgtgtatatgcaagtgtgtgcctgtgctggtgcccagggagtcCAGAGAGGATGTTGGACCCtttggagcttgagttacaggaaTTTGTGAGCTctctgacttgggtgctgggatttgaacgcTGATCCTCATGATTGCTCTTTTAGCTGATCCTTCGCTGTGGCCCCTTCAGTTGAGTTTCGATGAATCAAATGAACACAAACTCTCCGGTTCTTGTTTGCTTCCCGTGGTAGCTTCCTGAATGTGAAGTTCAGATTAGTCAGGGCCCAGCCTGCCTCAGGAGGCATTTTTAAACCCTGCGGGGTTTCCGGCGGGGCTGAGCTGCTCTCTGACACCTGCTTCGTTCTCCCTGCAGTGGTTACGATTTCGGCTACATGGTAAAGCTGCTGACAGATTCTCGATTGCCAGAAGAAGAACATGAGTTTTTCCACATCCTGAATCTTTTCTTCCCATCCATTTACGATGTGAAATACCTGATGAAGAGCTGCAAAAATCTTAAGGTAACAGACAACATTCTCCTTAGTATTCGTAATAAACAAGCAAACCCCAAGCCCAAGACTTGTCTTGCTTTACTGATGTATTCAGCATGTTTTTTTGAGGTCGGCCAGTCTTCTCTAGAGAGGGTGTTGATTGAGCTGAGTGGGCAGGCCTTCCTCTGTAGCTGTCTTCGTTGGTAGCTTGGGCACCAAAAGGGCCCGATTTCTTGCCTCTTGAGGCTGGCTGCCTTCCTCTTAGGCTGAGAACCTCCCAAAGAGGTTGGTGACATGAAGCTATGTGCAGTATGTCATGACAGTCCCGCACTGGCCTACAGTCTGAGGgtttctaactttttaaaagttcaagaaggctggatggtggtggcacacctttaatcccagcactgaggagcagagacaggcagatctctgagttcgaggacagcctggtctacagagtgagttctaggacaggctccaaagctacacagagaaaccctttccccccaaaacaaaacaaaccagaagtTCAAAGAgttgggcctgtgagatggctgagtgggtgaaggtgcctgctgccaaacctgatggaCCTGAGTCCGATCTCTGCAGCCCGTGTGGTAGGAGAGCACTGACTTGGGAGAGTTGTCTTCTCATCTCTGCGTGCACATAGTGTATTGTTTGGGAAGAACATAGGGAAAACCTGAGAGATGGCTACTGAGGCCTGTTAGATGAGAGGCGACTTTCCTTGAGTCCAGGAGAATAGCATTGGTATGTGACATCTCTGTTTTCTGTCCTCTAGGGAGGTCTTCAGGAGGTGGCCGATCAGTTGGATTTGCAGAGGATTGGAAGGCAGCATCAAGCAGGCTCAGACTCCCTGCTGACAGGGATGGCTTTCTTCAGGATGAAAGAGGTAATGCTCCAGTGTGAGGCCTCTGAGTTTTGAGGAAGctgctcctttcttttcttctgctttctaCAGTAGGAGTGTTGTTTGTTAGTTTACCCCCTTGGGCTAAGGATTGTTTCTCTAATGAAGATGAATTTCTCTTTCGGTTTACTTACCTACTCTGtcagttttaaaatatgtttgaagAGGAAGAATATGATTGAAAATTACagtgaaagctgggtggtggtggtgcacgcctttgatcccagccagggcttgggaggcagaggctggtggatctcttgagttgaaggccagcctgggctacagagttgagttccaggacagccagggctatacagagaaaccctacctcaaggaagaagagaaaaagaaaagaaaagttacaattttgttgacatttttcttttcttttctttttttttttttaatggtttctttctttttttttttaaagatttatttatttatttattttatgtatacagcatgtatccctgcaggccagaagagggcaccagatctcattacaaatggttgtgagccaccatgtggttgctgggaattgaactcgggacctctggaagaggagtcagtgcacttaacctctgagccatctctctagcccgacatttttcttttaatttattgttttttatttatctgtgtctgactgtgtatccctgactggctttaaactcttatatagagatctgcctcttgagtgctggggttaaaggcttatGCCTGTCCTTGAACCCTTGCCTCGGGCTCTGAagtctgggattacagctgtgagctgtcataactagttatatttattttttgctgcTTTTAAGCACTATTACAAGTTCAGGTATTGATTTAACTAGTTTTCTGTGGCTTTGACAAAATAACTGAGGCCATCAACTACAAAGGACTAGTTTGGTTTACAACTTAAGAGATTTTAGCCAATGATTGGGTGGCTTTGTCTGCTCTGGCAAGCCAGAGCATCAGAATGCTAGGGTCTGGCAGGAGATCTGTTCATCTCTGGTGGcttgggaagagaggaagaggctgagTACAGGGGCTGGCCCTGACAACTTCACTCCCTCCAACTAAGTTTCACCTCCTCAAGGTTTTACCATTTCCTGGTAACCCTTCAAGTTGGTGCTAAGCCTTCAACACAAGGacttctaggaatattttcaATCAAAATAGTAACAAGTGTATTAGATCAATGGTTGCCAACTGGCACATTTGGTAATGCCTTGGAGATGTTTCTTGTTATACTTAGCAGAGGTGGTGCTTCTGGCCAGAGCTGTGCTCAACATCTTGTGATTGGACTGGACAGCTCTTGCCCAGTGGTAGTAAGGTTGAGCTGCTGGTGAGTGCTCATTGTCCATGATCTCCTTAGTCACTTTCTGCCTCACCTCAGGTGCTAGGATTCCATGTGTGCGCCACCTCACCTTGTTTTCGTGACATTTATGAATAAGGAACCATGATGGAATGGAGTTGAAGTGACTTGGCAAACCTGAGTTCTTAGTCACTGCCTTgcctggcagcagcccaggcttcCCAGCAGTGACAGATCATAGGAATAccaagtctgtttaggaagcagagcccGGTGCCTGTGTGGGAGATGTTTGGTGTCGCTGAGTTAGTGTCAAGGCATGAGGAGCTGGGAGGTGGCATGACTCCTGGCCCCTTTCTCAGCTGCTTCTGTCCTGTTCTGCAGCTATTCTTTGAGGACAGTATTGATGATGCCAAGTACTGTGGGCGCCTCTATGGCCTGGGCACGGGCGTGGCTCAGAAGCAGAATGAGGATGTGGACTCTGCCCAGGAGAAGATGAGCATCCTGGCCATGATCAACAACATGCAGCAGTGACAGCACGTGCATCCTGCCGCCTGGGCCATCTCCCAGCCACTGACCTGCGGCGTCTGCTCCGAGCAGAGACTGGGTTTCTGTTTAAAGATGCCTTTATTTTAGATCCAGAAGAAGGGGTTTGCTCTGAATCTGTAAACAagtcttccttgtcctcatgcccaCGCCCCTCTGCTGCCTCCTGCCACCAGCATCCATGGCTCCGTGGACACCTTTTTAAACCTCCGGGATGTCTGAAACAAACCAGTAAAATGTATCTGACTCTTGTGTGTTGTCCTTCTTGTTCTTTTGGCTTTGCAGCTCTGATGATATTCAGATGAGCCGAGGCTGCCAGGGAACATGGTGTGTGTCCTTGGGAAGTAGGTCTGCAGCAGCAACAGGCTCTGCTGGCCCTGTCAGTGCTTCTCCAGACGGCAGTCCTGACTTAAATTGATTCCATGACTGCCGCTCTCCTTTCTGTGGTTAGCGGGCACCTGAGCCTCACCTCAAGTCACCTTTTCAGATGAACTGCCGAGACTAGGTCATGCTCCAGGTCCATTTTGTCCTCAGCAGGGTGATCTCAATCAGCTGTGTTCTTAGCTTCCATTTCCCCTGCTTGTATTTAGAAATGTGAGATGGCCAGGTGGTAGAGCTGAGCTCTGGAGTGTTGAGTCTTAGAAAAGTCACAGGAGTACTTGTGAGCAGGGCAGCAAGGGAGTTCACCTCAGACCTCCTGGAATCATCCCCACAGCTGTGCTCAGAAGCCTATTGTTTTTTAAGGTTAGGCAtttaggaagcacactgtttttttttttttttttttaaatgactacaGAAAGTACAATTTTGAGAAAGCAGAAACTTCTTGGGAAGTCGGAGATGGCAGCAGCTTGGAGTGGTCTTACATTTTAAAAGCTTGTGGGGAACTGAATTTGAAATGATTACAAAATGTCAAGTATTAAAGCTGATATTTAAGATGCTTGtaaatattatttatgtttttaattttgtaaaataaagatTGCTTTTTAACCACTGGCATGAGGTGTGGTCTTTGTTAGCTAGGAACTGGTATCTGTGACAGGATTGGCTTACCTCAGAACCAATCAGCCTTGGAAGGAAGGTCTCATTGAGGAGCACAAGCTCACACCCTGCTGGCAGTTGGGTCTTAGTAGGACAGCAGAGTAGCTTTAATTGTATTCTCCCTGGCTACTCATGTAGTGGGTTAGGCTCAGTGGAATTCTGTAGGACACATTGAACTTCAGACTTCCTAATTtagttttttcccagtcttttcTGTTGGCACAAAAAGGTAAGGCTGTCAGTCAAGTATTGGGACCCTTCTAGAATGCTTTTCTAGAGGGTCCTTCTAGTCAGGGTCTTGTGTTATATAGGCTGGCCCAGACCTCCAAGCCATCCCCCTGAGAGGCAAGGAGTGTAGATTTGCACCACTGTACCCACCAGATCTACAACTCTGGCTGGCTGGTGCACTTGAGATCTGTGGTGAAGGGAGCACAGTGGCTCTCAGGAAGGTGCCCTGGAACATTTAAAGAATTGAGCTTTTCTCAGAGGACAGGCCAAAAGTGCCGAGATGAGAACTGGGACTGTCCACGCATTACATAGAGGAAGGGCACAGTCTGTGAGAGCTGACAAGCGCGGTCACGTGAGCACACAGGGCTGTGCAAAGGGTGGGTGTCCTCTGATGGGAATGGTGCTAGGGAGGGATGAAGAGAACAGCTTTTGGTGACCAGAGTTCAGCCCTATGTGCTGCTGACCTTGGATTCCACTGTTCCGTTTGCAAGGTTGAGCAACCTTAAGCCTCTTGTCAGCCAATGCTGGCATGTGAGTCCTGTGTTTCCAAATTACCAATGAGTATCTTAGTTTACTAGTTTATTCAGCCAATGAGCTTTCATTAAGTACCCTTATCCACTCACTCtagtagatgttggggtgaacAATAGAGGACACTGTCCCCCTCACTACAGGTAGAGAAGCCTACCTGTTACCAGACAGTAAATGATTTACACAAATACAACCTCAACTGTATAAGGTCAGGTTATACAGTTTAGGGAAAGGgaattttaggaaatttttttttaaagctgaggtTAAGGGGTGAGTAACTCAGGCAAGATGGCAGCAGCTGGGCCAGATTTGATGCAGGGTGAGATGCTGAGAGGTAGGAGGTGAAGGTGCAGAAAGGGAGGGGATGGGCATAGGGAACAGTGAAAGCAGATCCAGAGCACGAGGGAGCCAGTAAGAGGTGGAAGAGGGCCCAGTGGTGGCAGACACATTTAGGGTGGGAGGcacgtaggaggcagaggcaggcggacctcagagtatgagaccagcctgatctacagagtaagttccaggacaaaccagggctacacagagaaccctgtcttgaaataacaaAATCCAACCTCCACccccttaaaagaaaaaaagtgggagAAGGTGCTGaggaatattatttgaagatgtgttacatctgtttatgctgtggaacatttgtttgaatgatacaaagatgtgttatattcttttatgttggaTTTGTTTcattctgtgaagctgttactttgcttgtctaaaacacctgattggtctgataaagagctgaatggccaatagctaggcaggagaaaggacagacaaggctggcaggaagagagaataaacaggagaaatctggggagatggaggcacaagaaagagaggaagactccaggggccagccatgcAGCTATATAgacagacatggaataagaatggaagaaaagatatacaggataatttaagagaagctggcaagaaataagccaagctaaggccgggcatttataagaaagaataagcctctgtgtgtgattatttgggagctgggtggcgggcccccaaagagccaaaagagaaaaggagttaaaaaaaaaaaaacaaaaaaaaaacccaacaactacAGAAGGTAACTGGATGAGTCTAGACCAAATTACTTTAGATaaacactgccccccccccaaaaaaaaggttGCTTAGTAATACATGTTTTCTGCTAGAACCTTGAGTGAACACCTTTGCTTCTCTGGCTCTGTGGTTCTCATAACTAGGGATACAGAAATAATATTCAAGTGATAGCAAGTTGACAACATCATACATTATTTAAAAGAGCAGTTTAAGAGGAAAAcagctgtttttaaattttctattggGTAGTTCTATTTTAGGTTTCTTTTTGAGTGTGTACATCTATGTactatgtgtatgcctggtgactgtggaggccagaagagtgttggatcccctggaatgaaAGTTATAGATGTTTGTAAGCCACCATTTGGGGctgaaattgaacccaggtcctgtggaaaagcagccagtgctcttaagccatCGCTCTAGCCCACTGGATTATCATtactatttttgagacaaggtcttgcttcatagcccaggctagccttgaattcaaattcctcctgcctctggtcttTCCCAGTAGTAAGTGGCATGCACAGTGTGCAGGGTTGCTCCCAACAAGCACTGATTTCAGCGAATCACAAAGGTGAGACTGTAATTTACCAGCTACTCTTTATTCAAGTGGAGGGAAccaacttttcccattctgtagatgaAGTCCTCTATGTAGTCAAGCCCACTCACATTTGTCAAGACTCTTGTCTTTAAGACCAATGCATCTTCCTAGAGTTCACACAATGGTACAGTAGTTCCCTTTTTTGGGTTTAGCATTTAGATTCCAAAGCTAAGCACACATAAATACCTCAAGATGCACGTCCCATGGAGTTCCACTGGGGAATATTTCTTGCTGCCCACAGATGAAGCTTTCACATTGGACCTCAAGAGAAGCAAGAAGGAGGTCTGCTTGGCCCACCCAACCTGAGCATGTCTGCTTTTTCTGTTCTAGAAACCAGTGGCTGTGGAGGCATCATCAGTCTCTGAGCTGCCTGGCTGTGTGGTAACTAGCAGCAGGCCCAGAGCTGGGGAATAAATAGTACTGTGGGTTCCAGCGTGTCAGTGAAGCCTAATGACCCGAGAGGCACATGTAAAATGAGGAAATACGACGCATTGTTCTCCAGGCTGGGTTTTAGTCGCTCCTCTGACCCCAAAGGGTTAAAGACCCACTAGGAGTGATTTTCCCTGAGCTGTCACGTTACACAGCCTGGAGGACACCATCAGCTCTGTTCTCAGATAGCCTTAGCCACCTGTCCACGGAGGCAActccacacaaataaaatcaccgTTGACCCGATGTTCCGAGTCACACGGTGGGCGAGGCTAACTCCTTTACTCTTTGAGAGGCGGGAAAGCCCAGCTAACAAACCAATTAAGAAGCCCCGACCCAACAGTGATAAGCGTGTCAAGTGCCCCTCCCACAGAAGGAGACACTTCCGATGGTGGGGATTTATAAAGGCAGCTGCACCTAGGACAGACAGACTTGGGGTGAATAAAAGGCTTCTCTTTGGGGAAACCACGTAAGGCTTGAGACAACAGTCTTGGTGAGGGCTAGTTCTGAGGGACCCTGCTGGCTTTTGGCTCCATTACAGGAAACCACTTGGGAGGCACCAGGCAGGCTCCATTGTGAGTGGATCAAGCTTCACCCTCAGCTGTCGGTTGGACCACAGCATCTTCCAGTGGAGATGGGGTGGAGGCCTGGTGAGCTGTGACTGAGAAGAAAGTTGTCACAGCCGTGTGACACAGCTTTATGGCCTCTGGAAGTTCATGTGCGCAGGCTCTGGCAGTGTCTTCTGTAAGTTCTAGTGTGGCCATACTTCTGAAGGAGCTTCTGGGCCTGTTGCTGCATCTCAGGGTTCACGGCGCCAGGACACTGGGACCCGATGTGAAGCAAGACAAGGCAGCATTCCAGCACATCTGGAAAGGGCCAGgcctaaaacaacaaaaagacaaggcAGTGTCTGCAAGGGCGTGTAGGACAGACGGATGAAACTGGTACGTCTGCTGGCATGTCCTCGTGGGTGAGTCTCCTAGTGTCCCCAAATCAACTCACACAGCTGCTCCTAGTACCAGTCACAGCCCAACACACTGCTCCTTCATGAGTGCTGGCACCTGCTACCATCTCCCATCTGACTTGAATGGTTTCCCTCTCAACCATACCTAACTCTTGTTTGGTTTTCCC from the Peromyscus eremicus chromosome 8a, PerEre_H2_v1, whole genome shotgun sequence genome contains:
- the Cnot8 gene encoding CCR4-NOT transcription complex subunit 8 codes for the protein MPAALVENSQVICEVWASNLEEEMRKIREIVLSYSYIAMDTEFPGVVVRPIGEFRSSIDYQYQLLRCNVDLLKIIQLGLTFTNEKGEYPSGINTWQFNFKFNLTEDMYSQDSIDLLANSGLQFQKHEEEGIDTLHFAELLMTSGVVLCDNVKWLSFHSGYDFGYMVKLLTDSRLPEEEHEFFHILNLFFPSIYDVKYLMKSCKNLKGGLQEVADQLDLQRIGRQHQAGSDSLLTGMAFFRMKELFFEDSIDDAKYCGRLYGLGTGVAQKQNEDVDSAQEKMSILAMINNMQQ